The genome window TGCGGATCGGTGCGCAGGATGTACACTGGGAACCCAAGGGGGCGTTCACCGGGGCAACGTCGATTCCCCTGGCGCGCGGGGCGGGGGCGAGCGGGGCGCTGGTGGGGCATTCCGAGCGGCGGCACGTATTCGGGGAAACGGACGAGGAAACGGGAAAGAAGGTCCGTGCCCTCCTGGATGCCGGACTCACGGCGTTTCTGTGTGTGGGCGAAAAGCTCGAGGAGCGCGAAGCGGGGAAGACCGAGGCGGTCGTCCTCCGGCAGCTCCGTGCAGGGCTGGCTGGGGTGCCATCCGGGCAGATGGACCGATTGGTCGTGGCCTATGAGCCGGTCTGGGCCATCGGCACCGGCCGGAACGCAACCGCCGAGGATGCCGCCCGGGTGCACATCGCGCTGCGCACCGAGCTGTCCCGACTGGGGGCCACCGGCCGGATCCCCATCCTGTACGGCGGGAGCGTCAATCTGGGCAATGCCTTGGGGCTCCTGGCCCAGCCGGAGATCGACGGGGTCCTGGTCGGCGGGGCCAGCCTCGACCCGGATGGTTGGGCGGAAATCGTG of Gemmatimonadales bacterium contains these proteins:
- the tpiA gene encoding triose-phosphate isomerase → MRPLLFAANWKMQVTPEETRRFAGQFLGATAPVEGRSLWFFPSAVSIGTAAEAFAARPDVRIGAQDVHWEPKGAFTGATSIPLARGAGASGALVGHSERRHVFGETDEETGKKVRALLDAGLTAFLCVGEKLEEREAGKTEAVVLRQLRAGLAGVPSGQMDRLVVAYEPVWAIGTGRNATAEDAARVHIALRTELSRLGATGRIPILYGGSVNLGNALGLLAQPEIDGVLVGGASLDPDGWAEIVGIGG